One window from the genome of Cyclobacterium amurskyense encodes:
- a CDS encoding DUF2911 domain-containing protein: MKSSTMKMFGLSALLMLSVVYMSTAQKRASPAKTAEGTINGAKITVNYSSPAVKGRTIFGGLIPLGEVWRAGANEATIFETSKDIEIEGKKLPAGKYSFFIIPGENSSTFIFNKQTGQWGTKYDESKDALRVSVSSNQTSSLTEHLTYNVLDDGLEVKWEYGRAKASIK, translated from the coding sequence ATGAAATCATCAACTATGAAAATGTTTGGCCTATCTGCCTTGCTGATGCTCTCAGTAGTTTATATGTCCACTGCTCAGAAAAGAGCAAGTCCTGCAAAAACAGCTGAAGGCACCATAAATGGGGCTAAAATCACTGTTAATTATAGTAGTCCAGCAGTTAAAGGACGTACTATTTTTGGTGGACTTATTCCATTGGGAGAGGTTTGGAGAGCAGGAGCTAATGAAGCCACTATCTTTGAAACCAGTAAAGATATTGAAATAGAAGGTAAAAAATTACCTGCTGGTAAATACAGCTTCTTTATCATCCCAGGAGAAAATTCAAGTACTTTTATTTTCAACAAGCAAACGGGACAATGGGGAACCAAATACGATGAAAGCAAGGATGCTTTAAGAGTATCTGTAAGTTCCAATCAAACCAGTAGCCTAACTGAACATCTAACTTATAATGTCCTAGATGATGGCCTGGAGGTAAAATGGGAATATGGACGTGCTAAAGCTTCTATTAAATAA